In Nocardia sp. NBC_00403, one DNA window encodes the following:
- a CDS encoding limonene-1,2-epoxide hydrolase family protein, which yields MESPIEVVRRFCAAWSDDAGVSELAAFLTDDAVYHNIPMAPVTGREAIADNIASFIRPGPPGIMGIDFRIINIAANGPVVMTERVDVFTIPDRSFELQVMGTFEVRDGRISAWRDYFDLNQFTSRMG from the coding sequence ATGGAGAGCCCGATCGAGGTGGTGCGCAGGTTCTGCGCGGCGTGGTCCGACGACGCCGGGGTCAGCGAGCTGGCCGCATTCCTCACAGACGACGCCGTCTACCACAACATCCCGATGGCACCGGTCACCGGCAGGGAAGCGATCGCCGACAACATCGCCTCGTTCATCCGCCCTGGCCCGCCAGGCATCATGGGCATCGACTTCCGCATCATCAACATCGCAGCCAATGGTCCGGTCGTGATGACCGAGCGGGTGGACGTCTTCACGATCCCCGACAGGTCCTTCGAGCTCCAGGTCATGGGGACCTTCGAGGTCAGGGACGGCAGGATCAGCGCCTGGCGGGACTATTTCGACCTGAACCAGTTCACCAGCCGGATGGGATGA
- a CDS encoding winged helix-turn-helix transcriptional regulator encodes MGGRIRAEDKECPLSTAIEQVGEWWTLLILHDAFDGYTRFDQFQENLGISSSMLTSRLKALLADGLLERRPYQTNPVRHEYVLTDLGRSLRPVLVALAAWGNTRLAPEERSMILIDADTGNEVEPVVIDAKTGRRLDDSNAYVFAAGPAASTAMRNRYPDRMPLSTNR; translated from the coding sequence TTGGGCGGTCGCATCAGAGCCGAAGATAAGGAATGCCCGCTGTCGACCGCGATCGAACAAGTGGGCGAATGGTGGACCTTGCTGATCCTGCACGACGCCTTCGACGGCTACACCCGGTTCGATCAGTTCCAGGAGAATCTGGGTATCTCCTCGAGCATGCTGACCAGTCGATTGAAGGCATTGCTGGCGGACGGTTTGCTGGAGCGCCGCCCGTACCAGACCAATCCGGTACGCCACGAGTACGTGCTGACCGATCTCGGGCGTTCGCTGCGCCCGGTGCTGGTAGCCCTGGCCGCGTGGGGCAATACCCGCCTGGCACCGGAGGAACGCAGCATGATCCTGATCGACGCCGATACCGGCAACGAGGTGGAGCCGGTGGTCATCGATGCGAAAACCGGCCGCCGTCTCGATGACAGCAACGCCTACGTCTTCGCCGCCGGACCCGCCGCCAGCACAGCGATGCGTAACCGGTATCCGGATCGAATGCCCTTGTCCACGAACCGCTGA